A genomic stretch from Pieris brassicae chromosome 9, ilPieBrab1.1, whole genome shotgun sequence includes:
- the LOC123714294 gene encoding peroxisomal membrane protein PEX13 has product MVESGKQFDVNSTPTLSNVASIHPDVPMFRNPIPSTSTGVLGPPTLPPRPEIPQQGYMNSGMYGMGGSYGMGGYGGYGYGYGGGMGGYGMSSYGMGGMGGIGGMAPYGSYNRHPMDIENRFIQMAEESSRPAFDSIQSIVNAVGSVAMMLESTFFALTSSFRAILGVAENFGRLRTLFAQFWSTFAVVRSLNWLIRKLLVILGIRTEGEFKAWAEAVQTTQTGVATPEQKAKGSSWPILLFLGVIAAAPYIVLKMVNGLSSSINERLHDPHTWQTPLKAVAQHDFQATTPQELSINANQVITLAPQHLQGHLWNSGWLMATIDKQFAGLVPVNYIKVIKPIENTEPKDDLEKCYKQEL; this is encoded by the exons ATGGTTGAATCAGGTAAACAATTCGATGTAAACTCAACCCCGACCTTATCAAACGTTGCCTCAATCCACCCTGATGTGCCTATGTTTCGAAATCCCATACCTTCAACATCCACTGGAGTCCTTGGACCTCCAACTCTACCTCCGAGGCCGGAAATTCCTCAACAAGGTTACATGAATAGTGGAATGTATGGTATGGGAGGATCCTATGGCATGGGTGGATATGGGGGCTACGGTTATGGATATGGTGGCGGTATGGGTGGATATGGAATGAGTTCTTACGGTATGGGGGGAATGGGAGGCATTGGAGGAATGGCACCCTATGGAAGTTACAACCGCCACCCAATGGATATTGAAAACag GTTTATTCAAATGGCAGAAGAGAGTTCAAGACCAGCCTTTGACTCAATACAAAGTATTGTGAATGCTGTTGGGAGTGTGGCTATGATGCTTGAGAGCACATTCTTCGCTTTGACAAGTTCATTTCGAGCTATATTAG GTGTTGCAGAAAATTTTGGCCGCTTACGAACACTATTTGCCCAGTTTTGGTCAACATTTGCTGTTGTTAGATCACTTAACTGGCTTATTAGGAAACTTTTGGTGATTCTAGGTATAAGGACAGAAGGTGAATTTAAG gCATGGGCGGAAGCAGTGCAAACAACACAAACGGGTGTGGCAACACCGGAACAAAAGGCCAAAGGCTCAAGTTGGCCAATTCTTCTGTTCTTGGGAGTGATTGCTGCTGCCCCGTATATAGTATTGAAGATGGTGAATGGACTGTCTTCAAGTATTAATGAGCGAT TACACGACCCCCATACATGGCAGACTCCATTAAAAGCAGTCGCTCAACACGACTTTCAGGCAACGACGCCTCAAGAATTAAGCATTAACGCGAATCAAGTGATAACACTGGCACCGCAGCACTTACAG GGACACCTATGGAACTCTGGTTGGTTAATGGCAACCATAGACAAACAGTTTGCGGGCCTTGTACCAGTCAATTATATCAAAGTCATCAAGCCGATTGAAAATACTGAGCCCAAGGACGATTTGGAGAAATGTTATAAGCAAGAATTGTAG